The sequence below is a genomic window from Brettanomyces bruxellensis chromosome 9, complete sequence.
AAGGGCCCGGGATaaaacttcttctccaagACTTAATGTTAATCAATCCAAAAGAGCACCGGTGAGTGTCTCATTGGGTAGCCCGGTCTCCAAAAAGGCGAAATTAAGTTCTGAACCAGAGGAATATTATACAGCAATTGACTTTGACGATTATCAAAACGTGCCTTCTTCACCTACGAAAAATTATAGGGATAATGTGCCCAAAACTGAGaataaaattgaaaagaatcTGGATGCCAAGAAAACTGCAGATGAAGTTGTAAAAGCAGAGGCAGATAATGAGCCACAGAACTCATCGGCGGTTCAAACGATGAAAACAACCGATGCCGATTTAGATGATAGcagtgatgatgacgacATTGTTGTTGCCAAGCGGAGAACAACTGCATTTGTCGATCGTGACGTCAATTTAAGCAGCTCTAGAGCAAAGCCGATCTTAAAGCATCCTTTGAattcttctccatttaaGGATACCGATGTGAATTCCTCGTCAGTTGCATCTGTCTCTTCACCTGTTCGATTTTCGGACTCGAGTTTCTACAGATTGAACGAAGATGAAGTTATCACAAAGGATGAAAGTGGTGAAGAGAGCCTTAAAATGTATTGGCTTGACTTTGCTGAAGTGGATGGATCACTACTTTTATTTGGTAAGGTCCAAGCTGCGGATGGCAGTATGGTTTCTGGGGTGGTTCAAGTTAATGGAATTAACCGAGAGATATACTTCCTACCAAGAGAGCGGCGCAAACAAGTTGaacaggaagaagaagatgagtcAGAAGAGgacaatgatgaaaagaatgatgaaaagaaatctAGCAAGATAACTACTAATGATGTCTATGAGGAGATCGTTCCTTTACTCATGGATAAGTATGGCCTATCATTCATTAAAGCAAAACCAGAGACTAAAAAATACGCATTTGAGCTTCCGGGAATTCCACACGAGGCTGAATATCTGAaagttcttcttccatATCAGACGAAGAAGTGTAGAAATACGGTCATTCCTGCAGACCTAGAAGGTGAAACGTTTTGGCATGTTTTTAATGCCAATGCAGATATATTCGAGTCATTCGTTTTGCAGAGAAATATTATGGGTCCATGCTGGCTTGAAATCAAGAAGCCAGACTTTAAGCAACTACAAAATGCTACCCACTGTAATGTTGAGGTTGCAGTTTCATCCCCAGACTACATCACGCCTCTCTCTGCAGATATGCTACCCCCAACATTAAATGTTTTGGCAATAAATGTGCAATCATTTATGTGTATGAAGTCCGGTAAACAAGAAATTGGCTCAGTCTCTTTAGCTCTCTATAAGGACCTTCCTCAGGATAAGCCAATTGAATCTGGACTCAAACCAGATGAGGAAACAACGTTGGTTCGTCCGCCAGGTGCATCGCTTGCATTTCCTCCAGGTCTTAAACAGTTGGCTCAGAAAAAAGGTATGGTTCTGAGAACCTTTAACAACGAGAGAGCAATGTTGAACTGCTTGGCAGCAATTGTGAAGAAGTCGGATCCAGATGTATTCATTGGGCATAAATTAGAAAATGTCACGCTCGACATTCTCATGCATAGAATGTATGACTTGAAGGTGAGTACTTGGTCCTACTTTGGTCGGATCAACAGAAAGCAATTTCCAAATAAATTTGGCAGGAACTCCGGAAGAAATAACATGTTCTATCTTAAGGAAATTTTACAGGGAAGGCTTATTTGTGATATTGCAAACAACATGGGCCAATCTTTAACTCCGAAATGTCAATCTTGGGATTTGGCAGAAATGTATGAGATTTACTGTAAGAAGAAATACACACCAATGGAAGTGAACCTTGCAAATCCTGCATTTGGTGAAGATGCTGGAAGGTTGTTGGCTGCTTTCAATGAGAATAGAATGGCGGTTAAAATGATTGGTGATGTTGCCTTTGGAATTCAAATTTTATCCTTATCGAAACAACTTACCAACTTGGCAGGTAATGCCTGGTCACGAACATTGGGTGGTACACGTGCTGGAAGAAACGAATATATTTTACTGCATGAATTTACGAGAAATGGCTTCATAGTTccagataaagaaaatagaaggCAGAAACGGCATGGAACCTCAGATAATGAACCAGCAACAGCCGCTGCTGGAAGAAAGGCAAAATATCAAGGTGGTTTGGTGTTTGAACCAGTGAAGGGTCTTGTTAAAAACTATGTTACCGTCATGGACTTCAATTCTTTGTATCCTTCCATCATTCAGGAATTCAATATATGCTTCACAACAGTAGACAGATCAAAGTTGACTGAGGATGAACTTCCAGAGGTTCCTTCTCCCGAAACACCACGTGGTGTTCTTCCTAAGCTTCTTCATGAGTTGGTTAGTCGTCGTAGAGAGGTCAAGAAGTTGCTGAAGGATCCTAGAATCTCGAcacaggaaaaaatacaatatgATATCAAGCAGCGTGCTTTAAAGCTTACTGCCAATTCCATGTATGGATGCTTGGGCTATGTGAACTCCAGATTTTACGCTAAGCCTTTGGCAATGCTTGTTACAAACCGAGGTCGTGAAATTTTGATGGATACGAGACATTTGGCCGAAAGTCTTGGCGTGAGGGTTGTTTATGGTGATACCGATTCTGTTATGGTTGATACTGGATGTGACACTATGAAGGAAGCATTGAAGTTTGCAGAAGATTTCCGGAAGAGGGTTAACGACCGGTATAAGTTATTGGAAATTGGTATTGACAATGTGTTTAAAAAGATGTTGCTCCATGCCAAAAAGAAGTATGCTGCAGTCAACTGCACGATAAATGCTGATGGAAAGGAAAGTACCAGTTTAGAGGTGAAAGGTTTAGACATGAAAAGGAGAGAATACTGTCCATTGTCGAAGGAGGTGTCAACCTTCATCTTGGAGAAAGTTCTAGGTGACAATGATCCGGAAGAAGCTCTTACCGCAATATACGGTTACTTAGAAGGCATCACTACTAAGCTTAAAGATAACAATATTCCTATGGTGAAGCTCAAGATCAACACCAGGCTTTCTAAGGATCCCGTGCAATACCCAGGAGGCAAAACAATGCCAGCTGTGCAAGTTGCACTTAGACTGAGAGATCAGGGTAAGATTGTAAAGGCTGGAAGTGTGATCACATTTATTATCACCAATGAAGATGCGGATAAAGGTGCAAGTGTAGCAGAGCGGGCTAGAAGCATTCAGGAAGTATTATCGGATCAGTCCAAATATGAGCCGGATGCAGACTTCTACCTTGAAAAGCAACTGTTTGCACCAATTTCAAGgcttttggaaaaaatcGAGGGATACGATGTTGTGCGACTTGCACAATCTTTGGGTTTGGATTCGAGAAAATACGAGGCAAGAGCAAGATCGCTTGAGCGGGAAACTGGGCTTCAGCCCCTTGAATCTACTGTTACTGATAGTGAGAGATTCAGAGATGCAAAGGACTTCCTCATCAACTGTCCTAAATGCCAGGCCAGTATAAAGTTTGGTGGTATTCAAAGTTCGCAGCAGTACAGGGTTACTTTTAGCGGTATCAAATGTGGTGAGTGCGACTCAATTATCCCTGTTTTGAGTGTGACTGCCCAACTAGAGCATTTTATTCGGCACGAAATCTCGCTATATTATGCTGGATATCTTACCTGCAGCGATTGTGGTCTCACTACCCGGCAAGTCAGTGTTTatggaagaagatgcatTGGTGGACAAGGTACTGCTCGCTCATGCAAAGGTGTTATGAAATACTGCTATACTGACAGAATGCTTTATAACCAGTTGCTATATCTGCAATCACTGTTTGATGTCGAAAAGGCCAAGAAAAGAACCTTGAAGCCTCTTTATGATATTACTACGCAGAATAAAGACGATTTACCACCGGAGTTGAATCAGGGTGAGTTGGATGCTTTAGTGGAGCAGAGTAGGCCAGAATTTGGAGTGATACAGGGTGTGGTTACCAAATACTTGGATGACTGTGGAAGAAGGTATGTGGATATGGGTAGTATATTTGGATTCTTAAAATGAGTCTCTATACATTCAATACGCCAGTAAAATAagataaataaaacaaaatgaattaGTTATGAGTACCATTAGATCATAGAACTTAGTATATACAAATTGTTCCCCCAGGCTATCCTGAATGCTGCCTGGAGTATCTAACTCCACCCAATAAATACGACCATTGCGAATGCACAATTAACTTTTCTTCCACCAGTCCTCAACCGCTCTTCTAGCCCGGGTGACTTGTTCGGTTATTACCGGCTGAATATTGTAGTACTTAATCTTAAGATTATCAGCATTATCGGATATTGCAGCAGTAACCATATCCTGCCTCACTTTGAACTCTGGGAAGTATTTCGATTCGAGCGAGCTTAAACTATGCTTGCTATTTTGAAACGTTTTTGGCATACAAATGCCAAACGCAACAAGCCCAAATATAGATGGTGTAAGAAACCTCGTTATGCCGCCTTTTCTTCTAGCAAGAACGGATCCAAATAATGCTGCTGTTAGCACATAGAGTGACTGTGGAAGAAGAGGTTCCTTAACTAtttctttgtatttttcactAGTTTTGGCAACACCAGTTGAAAATCTTGCCTTGTAGTATTTAAACTTCTCCAGCATAGATTCTTGCTTGGTGCCCGCCCATTCTCTAGCATTTCTGGAATACAATTCCAATGAATTCACTTTTTCTATTGACTTTCCATCAATAACTCGTGCACTTGAAGATTTCGAGACTTCCTGCGCAGCAGGAAGAGGGCTTTCTCCACTTCTATCAGAATAAAATTCTCGTTGCGTCATCGTGGatgtatatgtatatatttatgTATAAATATACACGACTCAGTTGTTATTTGTGTCTGCTGATGTGAATGCCGACTGCCAGTAATTCGCATGGTTCTTCGTCCTTAGTTTATTTCTTGGGGgaggggaagaaaaaaaaaaaaaaaaaaaaaaaacgaaaataaataaatacagATATCTAAGAGCATTTGCTACCAAATAAAGCTTAATAATTTGCAGAGACAGAGACATACTGTCTCCAAATTCCACACTCGCCATCAGTACAACTGTATAAAAGGGATTCAACCTACCTCAATCGTCATATTtatgtatatttttattaattttagCACAAGCCTCAATGATCTGGGTCAAGCACAACAACAATGCAAAACATGATAAAACAATTCTAGATAATTCGGGATGCAGTTCATCCTTTAATTATTTGGTATATAGTGTAGCAAAGAGCTATCGAACCCAACAATGTGATACTCAAGTCGAGGCCCTTTGAAAAGTTCGATTTAGCACATGCTCGATAATGAAGCATGGGTGGATACATATAAACCAATGGGATACAAGCAAAGCATCCCACAAATGAGACGAACTGGTCAAGATTTGTGGATCCGTAAAATGCAATTAATGTGGTCAACATGACAAAAAAGATCCTAAATGTATTTTTCTCCCATTTCACCACAGGATTAGACTTGCCAGAGCGCTTCTtaaatatcttcttctccatgATCCTAACAGctggaagaagttgaagaggaaCAGAAAACATGATTGCAACCGGATAAAAGAGCTGAATCATAATCACGTATGGCGAGTCCTGAGGCAAACTTAATATGATGACTGTTTTCACATCATTTCCATACGTCAAGTATCCAATGGCACCAATACCAATGAATAAAACGGCACAtgcagcaacaacagcaaaCAAGACCTTTGGAAAATCCTGCGGTTTTGCCATGGCCTCCTCCACTGGAATAATTAGACCGATGCCTTCAAATGCAAATA
It includes:
- a CDS encoding uncharacterized protein (BUSCO:EOG09260375) — encoded protein: MGKFDKFARLKAARAGKKITDIEDEKNSNVDIYDEVDEMEYRKHKRDQLLNDDFIVDENGEGYAETGADEWEHHEDYYSEDEEDDNIGETTSTPRKKKVKKVRNKKSEITRFFKPTAAKPVKTEAKVDISNLDDILADFTNTAVQRVKADSIFGSEPKKDIFSSVKHRRARDKTSSPRLNVNQSKRAPVSVSLGSPVSKKAKLSSEPEEYYTAIDFDDYQNVPSSPTKNYRDNVPKTENKIEKNLDAKKTADEVVKAEADNEPQNSSAVQTMKTTDADLDDSSDDDDIVVAKRRTTAFVDRDVNLSSSRAKPILKHPLNSSPFKDTDVNSSSVASVSSPVRFSDSSFYRLNEDEVITKDESGEESLKMYWLDFAEVDGSLLLFGKVQAADGSMVSGVVQVNGINREIYFLPRERRKQVEQEEEDESEEDNDEKNDEKKSSKITTNDVYEEIVPLLMDKYGLSFIKAKPETKKYAFELPGIPHEAEYLKVLLPYQTKKCRNTVIPADLEGETFWHVFNANADIFESFVLQRNIMGPCWLEIKKPDFKQLQNATHCNVEVAVSSPDYITPLSADMLPPTLNVLAINVQSFMCMKSGKQEIGSVSLALYKDLPQDKPIESGLKPDEETTLVRPPGASLAFPPGLKQLAQKKGMVLRTFNNERAMLNCLAAIVKKSDPDVFIGHKLENVTLDILMHRMYDLKVSTWSYFGRINRKQFPNKFGRNSGRNNMFYLKEILQGRLICDIANNMGQSLTPKCQSWDLAEMYEIYCKKKYTPMEVNLANPAFGEDAGRLLAAFNENRMAVKMIGDVAFGIQILSLSKQLTNLAGNAWSRTLGGTRAGRNEYILLHEFTRNGFIVPDKENRRQKRHGTSDNEPATAAAGRKAKYQGGLVFEPVKGLVKNYVTVMDFNSLYPSIIQEFNICFTTVDRSKLTEDELPEVPSPETPRGVLPKLLHELVSRRREVKKLLKDPRISTQEKIQYDIKQRALKLTANSMYGCLGYVNSRFYAKPLAMLVTNRGREILMDTRHLAESLGVRVVYGDTDSVMVDTGCDTMKEALKFAEDFRKRVNDRYKLLEIGIDNVFKKMLLHAKKKYAAVNCTINADGKESTSLEVKGLDMKRREYCPLSKEVSTFILEKVLGDNDPEEALTAIYGYLEGITTKLKDNNIPMVKLKINTRLSKDPVQYPGGKTMPAVQVALRLRDQGKIVKAGSVITFIITNEDADKGASVAERARSIQEVLSDQSKYEPDADFYLEKQLFAPISRLLEKIEGYDVVRLAQSLGLDSRKYEARARSLERETGLQPLESTVTDSERFRDAKDFLINCPKCQASIKFGGIQSSQQYRVTFSGIKCGECDSIIPVLSVTAQLEHFIRHEISLYYAGYLTCSDCGLTTRQVSVYGRRCIGGQGTARSCKGVMKYCYTDRMLYNQLLYLQSLFDVEKAKKRTLKPLYDITTQNKDDLPPELNQGELDALVEQSRPEFGVIQGVVTKYLDDCGRRYVDMGSIFGFLK